aatcagcgcatggTCCAAGCTTCCTCCACCTTATCATGATATTACATTATAGAGTAAACAAATTCAAgtgtttgataaataaaaaagaaaatcttttctAATAGTGCTAAAGTACCATTTCTGACATATCATTTTTGAAtgtgatattttaaattaatcactCAAAGGGTTACTTTGCCAATCAGAGGCAATGATTGACCTGTGATCGTTTTGGTGGATTGTCTCATTTTTTAATCTACTAAAACAGACTACGTTTAGGCAGATTGACTGTCCTGGCCAAATGTTCCTTTTCAGTCAGAAATTAATAATATTCTCAGTTGACGGCCATCCATTTGTTTAACCTGCTTATTCAGGGCAGGATCACAGGGCAAAGGaatcccagcaatcattgggcACAAGACTTGGTTCTTcaaatgatgaacacacacacacacacacacacgggatgATCTACTTGTGCCAATTtgcctaacctgaatgtctttgaattgtggaaggaaactggagcacaggaaAGAATCCATGCAGTCTCAgacaaaacatgcaaactccatgaagagAGCATTCCAGGCTccaaccctggtctccttgctgCAAAGCAGTGATCCCCTGCACCACAATGCTGTCCTTAACTGATGTTTAAATTACATGTTCCTGGTTATTACTCATTGTATTAAAATGATTTGCTTTCCTCAGATTTCAGAGCGCTCAATGACAAGCAGCAGGAGCTAGAAGAGTTAAAGACTGCATATTACAACCTGACCAGTAACTTCAGTGATCATTTGGAAAGTCTAGCTACCTTTCAGTCTCAATATGAAATTCTGAATAAGAGCCACGCTGAACTGCTAACAGAGAGTAGAAAACTGAAGCAGTGCATCAGTCCTGTTATAAAAATGTCTCAAGGTAAATGCATTACTGAAAAGTGAGCTTAATTTAAGCTCTTTGGTCAAATCTTCATTTTCATatgctttttgtgtttattattagcaGAAAACACTTGCTCTCTATGTCCAGAGGGCTGGGTGAGTTTTCAGTCCAAGTGTTACTTCTTCTCCACCGATTTACTGGACTGGCAGTCGAGCCAAGAGAAGTGCATGAGTATGTGTGGACACCTGGTGATAGTAGAAAGTGCAGAGGAGCAGGTACACTCTTTATCCTAGTGGACTTAAAAATATACTTCTTagctattcaaaaaaaaaatctagatcagatttcttttgaaatgaaatagtaTCTTATTGATTAAAATGTCTGGACATCTACACTTACCATTAAAAGAGAATTACAAGAAGAAACACTGAGAATATTAAACTCAGTGTGTTGCAGACAGCTGGCGCAAGGCTTTCAGTTTATATGCTAAAGTAGGAATCTCCTTCATAAGAAAAGTAACAATTACATTTATGGCTGATTTGGATCTTTGTGTGCATCTTTAGGTGAAGATCTAGGACAGGAGTCAGAAACCTTTCAGCGGTGTCGTGCCGATCCTATGTTACAATGTGATTCCGACGTAATTTTGCTAATTTTGTTGTTATATCAttggtcattcaatattttaaaatacataggatcatatgtgaaaaaaatgttttgtcaattttttttataactacattcggtggctttatttttggtacCAATAATTTGATTAAGCCAGAAACAGACgtttttatagcttcacttttctcatcagagtttttaaacgtGGGCAgatgtttagtttgataatgtctttgtacacCTGATGTACGACACACGACACTTTCACAGCATAATGCACACACGatccttttgttgtacaaatccatatCCATTCATCCACAAGTCTTGAAAAGTGCgaacatcaagtttttgtctttttttgagtCATTTTAGGGCAGTATATTACTTAATAGGGCAGcacgttggcacagtggtagtgctgctgcctcgcagttaggagacctgggttcacttcctgtctcctccctgcgtggagtttgcatgttctccccgtgtctgcgtgggtttcctcccacagtctaaagacatgcaggttaggtgcattggcgattttgaattgtccctggtgtgtgcttggtgggtgggtgtgtgagccctgcggttaggatatagcgggttggataatggatggatggatattacttaataataacaaaaaggttTGTCTTAACTTACCATAGTTTCCCTTTACTGTGAGTCGCATgcacaaaatgtaattaaaatataataacaaaaagtttgttttaatgtaccatggcctgcactgaacacatggtttccatttCCATGTGAGTCGCATACGCATCACGTAGGTGAGGGCGAGAGCCATTGAAATCATTCTGCGTGCCATGCTTGGAATTACAATCTACAAGATAAATGACAGACAACAAGTGCACTGTAGATTTCTTGATCAATTAGTACAAAAAGCAATTGAAGATTTGCTCTACATTTTTTTGATGAAAGCATTCAGTAATTATCACATCACTTcaaataaaacactgaatgcttctattggcagagctaaattttaatttgtaattatatatattgCAATGAGGTCACTGACAGGCTAGAACTCAGTATTAAAGTTTTCTTTGAATTCTAAGCCTTGTTAATGCCCCTCAGGTCCATTCAAAATTTCCCCACGAGAAACTTGTGTTTACTACGTCTCCATTAGCTCAAGAATGCAGCGTTTGTCTTGAACGTCATTGACATTTGCTTATGTGAGCCAATGTGCTCCATTTGGTATAAAAAAAGATGGAGAACTCAGACTTTTGACATCTGTTTGCATTTTCAGGGGACATACATCCAGTATATTTAGGCAAAGAAAAGCCTACATTTTAGAAATTATTgctttttaactttaactttatgCTAGATGGTGAATAAAAGTAGACAATTCTAATGTCCTGATTTAGTGTATGATTTTGAGTCTgattctcctttttatttttgtattattttaggtttgaatttgtgttttaTCACCCTTTTATAGTGGACAAGTTGTTCAGCCTTGCCTCTTAGTCTCTAATTAATGATTTAACAAacaaggagtgtgtgtgtgtgtgtgtggcaaggGGGGTAatcttatttttctgtgtttttatgtcATGCAGGCATCTAACTGAACACACCAATTTATTAGAGTTTACCTATATGAAAAAAGTCactgaatttttgttttcttatcagaattttttagaaaataaaacaaaagattttaaTGATGGGGGTTATTGGATTGGCCTGACTGACCAGAAGAATGAGAACACTTTTGTTTGGGTGAACAACAGGCCTCTAGACTCAAATAACAGGTGAGAAAACTCCTTTCACACTGGACatcttactttaaattaaatcagcagcacacaaaattacacaagaatgAAGGGTGACACCTTCAGGTAACTGTAAttctattttaaaagaaacaccAACTCTTTACCATCTTATTATTTACTAAAATAACACAGATGAATGAACATGGAAAATTATTGCTGGCTTTCTAGTATGTTCTaacacaggcatgtcaaacacgcggcccccgGGCCGCATCTGGCCCCCAACGGAAATCTGTGCAGTCCGCATGctagatcctagttagcactgaacttgtacaaaatgattactatcgtttgtgattgaatcattctgtatCTTCGGCGTTACtcattgacttttcttacttctgcctttcccatggcattatggtaccggaaacgtcatctgctagtatagccatgagccttgaccaaagttaatgagccgctgTGTCACAaatgaagtgctaggctgcagcagcgggcagcaggggcggccttaggcatgtgcaaactgtgcacctgcacagggccaccatgccaatatatattgaatataaaacagaaagagaaactaATGACACAGCTGACGGCAATTTGCCCGAAAAAcattgtttcttgttaattattacgctgtatttactaatgtcactAGAGTCGGcacagtaagctatatgtagtattataacattctgccgtaatgagaatatcatgagccgccacttggttttcaagttacggataCGTGCATATAGAAGCGtttcatgagcacgaggcggctatgcagtgtccgcaacggacatggccatccgtcgtgcataagataccatattgacattggcaggcgaaggggccaccaattctttctttgcccagggccgccacgagcctagagctgcctctgctaggctacactactggctgggctgctgagattGGCTGCTGGGCAGAACTGATCATCACGAGTAGTAagagcttgcatattttcacatttttttgctgtacttttatgtaattttgtgctagtattttaacgaacagttagtgcagactacagctgaagatctgaagtggacacgagaagttggcgaattgtttattaacagatttctgtgattttgagtttgtaaaattagtgtaggtcaggtggctttttgcatattggcttattttacaatataaactttaaagtaaacttagtaaagtaaaatttgatttttggaggatttgttttccaacttgaattactgagcaatgaattcagtgagtgttttcgtgatttcagttcacacaaacaggactttgtgctgttctcttacaacgttgagaaggcgcctgagaatatccaaaaggagttgattgaactgcagtcagattctgttctgaaggcaaaattcaacaaagttggtgtgccagacttgtatgcttacctgccactctcgtatgtgcagatccgtaagttggcatcgagagtactgtctatgtttggaagcacttacctttgtgagaaattgttttcattcatgaaagctaccaaaaccccacattgcTCAAGACTTCCTGTCGAGtgcctttcatccctcataaaagttgcagctgcacaagacttcaagcctgatattgacaaactggttactaacaagagatgccaagtgtcgggacaaaagaaatagatctcacactgtaagactcctatataagcaatgaatataatacagtataataatataaggacctagctaagaggctaagactctaattgtatgctgttgtacggagagtaTAGAAATAAATTGCCTTTCTTTAagctttaagtgttacattttgtaaagtttagtattggaaagaaagctacactaactttgtataatagtatttgttacagtgcagcccGATGACAtatgtatggcagtcgaagcggcccaccaatggtagtgagtttgacatgcctgttctaGCATATTCTTGGATAAACATAGCATTTTTTACAGTTGACATCAATATAGTTTGTTGTCAATATGTTGACTGAAGACTTCAAATTAACTGCTACTTTTCCAGAATCCTAACAATGGTGTTGGCACTAAACAAGCGGTCATAAATCTGCTTTTTATCCTGTGAGAATCAGGGGATCCAGTTAGTGCTTATAAATGCATTATAAATGTATAACTTGGctactaacctggccacgaccctccctgattgctgtgtctgtgtataggagagtggtagaccCCACTACAATAAacaaccatgctgttcctgtttcaagttgaataaagctgtttttctaaagtactgagactcagcctcgtgttttggggtgcaaggcagggactcaCACTTCACAATGTATAGCACATACACAGCGTCATAAATGCATACATGACCAATAAACAAAATCCACACCACCGTGTAATCCTCAACATCACACAGAGCACTCACATTACATGATATTAAAGATGACATAATTGaatcttttaaaatatgaaaagaatttGTCCAGTGGATCCAAActattactttaaattaaacttgtcagccaagacacagatggaaacttgtgaaggataGATACTACACATTTTAGAAAGCCTTTCTTCACACAAAAGTTAGCCTGCGGGAAGAGCTATTGAAAGGAGgggataagtttaaatatctaggatcagtggtagtccAAGATGGAGAGTTATAGATGCTGAGATAACCAATAGAGTGCaatgtggatggaacaactggaaaaTAGTATCAAGAATATTGTGTGATCGATGAATTAAGGAGATGGTTAAAGGTGAGATTTTAAGACTGTGGTAAGAAAAGCAATGCTGTATAgaactgagacatgggcagtaaagatagcacaggagaagaagttatacgtgacagaaatgagaatgttgagatgcaTGTTAATagttacaaaaaagaacagaataagaaatgagacaatcagaggtacaacaaaagtgggagagatagctGAGAAAGGACAGGAGAGTAGTTGTGGTGTTATGGGGAAgagatgaggagagacaaggaatacGTTGGCAAAAGAGTGATAAGAATGAAAGTACAGGGGAAGGGAaaatgagggaggccaaagtggatgtggatggataaagtacaagaagatgtgaaagaaaagAGTTTGACTGAGGAGgcggtgcaggactgagctgtttggagaaggttaatCAAGAACATCAACTcatatggaaaaaatgaagaggaacAAGACGATTAAGACAGTATTCTCTTGCAGGATTTGAATCTTAATTAAGCATATAACAAGCTTTC
This genomic window from Polypterus senegalus isolate Bchr_013 chromosome 4, ASM1683550v1, whole genome shotgun sequence contains:
- the LOC120528084 gene encoding C-type lectin domain family 4 member E-like yields the protein MSQAENTCSLCPEGWVSFQSKCYFFSTDLLDWQSSQEKCMSMCGHLVIVESAEEQNFLENKTKDFNDGGYWIGLTDQKNENTFVWVNNRPLDSNNRFWDKEEPSGKRDENCVQIWRTNQQKRWHDYPCGTVAKRVCETTAFLLYN